From a single Aspergillus puulaauensis MK2 DNA, chromosome 2, nearly complete sequence genomic region:
- a CDS encoding uncharacterized protein (SECRETED:SignalP(1-20)), with protein sequence MQLKTVTFLANAALPMLVQGGYIALRAGEGQCYFQVEDIDSCTTEASYFGSSDGKTCVQGSSDGRLTWDACGKRLQYVFEENANGPYSLDYDGDLVFTGNTVNQGATSNDIKHEGWTQAQDL encoded by the exons ATGCAACTCAAGACTGTGACTTTTTTGGCTAATGCAGCCCTCCCAATGCTAGTCCAGGGCGGCTATATCGCACTGCGCGCTGGTGAAGGCCAGTGTTACTTCCAAGTTGAGGACATCGACAGTTGCACTACCGAAGCCAGTTACTTTGGCTCGAGTGACGGTAAAACCTGCGTCCAGGGGTCTAGTG ATGGCAGGCTTACATGGGATGCTTGTGGCAAGAGACTCCAATACGTTTTTGAAGAAAACGCCAACGGCCCATACTCCCTAGACTACGATGGTGACCTTGTTTTCACTGGGAACACTGTGAACCAGGGCGCTACCTCCAATGACATTAAGCATGAAGGTTGGACTC
- a CDS encoding ankyrin repeat domain-containing protein (COG:S;~EggNog:ENOG410Q563;~InterPro:IPR002110,IPR020683,IPR001810,IPR036770;~PFAM:PF13857,PF12796,PF00023,PF12937,PF13637, PF13606;~go_function: GO:0005515 - protein binding [Evidence IEA]) — MRHLSEWSADCLLLIADQLPQDRDLSRLARTSRRMYSLFNPYLYRRAIQSRGATRGLWWAIRIGSLTAARYALEAGAGIHAKEDDYSADCVVVRALEVRDRARNIWNSRMHFGWKISPHVVDGLLDQYRRIILLLLDSGADIHERSRQGWTPLHKAAWLRDVEMVRVLVERGADITLTSDHGGTPLHLGAFSGHVGVMRYLLEKGADIHARKKCSSTALHEAARQGCLNAAAFLLENGAEVDARDENGQTPLHAAVWSGIMRPIEKVVQLLLDNGADIEALDAKGWTPLQRAVASGYSDKVVDCLIANGANIEVRDQEGRNLSQLGQKHCRPKFARRFARRSDRVRNRGSR, encoded by the coding sequence ATGCGCCACCTCTCTGAATGGTCTGCAGACTGCCTGCTCCTCATCGCAGACCAGCTGCCGCAAGACCGCGACCTGAGCCGCCTCGCACGGACGAGTCGGCGGATGTATTCACTGTTTAACCCCTATCTCTATCGTCGCGCCATCCAGTCTCGAGGCGCAACACGGGGCCTGTGGTGGGCAATCCGAATTGGCAGCTTGACCGCTGCGCGATACGCGCTCGAAGCCGGGGCGGGCATCCACGCCAAGGAAGACGACTATTCAGCGGACTGTGTCGTTGTGAGGGCTTTGGAAGTCCGGGATAGAGCGAGAAATATTTGGAACAGCCGAATGCATTTTGGATGGAAGATCAGCCCGCACGTCGTGGACGGGCTGCTCGATCAGTATCGGCGCATtatcctcctgctcctcgaTAGCGGGGCGGATATCCACGAACGATCGAGACAGGGATGGACGCCGCTGCACAAGGCTGCCTGGCTACGTGATGTAGAGATGGTGCGGGTCCTTGTGGAACGGGGTGCCGATATTACGCTGACGTCGGATCACGGAGGTACGCCTCTTCATCTGGGTGCTTTCAGTGGCCACGTAGGGGTGATGAGATATCTCCTCGAGAAAGGGGCCGATATTCACGCGAGGAAAAAGTGCTCGAGTACAGCGCTTCATGAGGCGGCCCGGCAAGGATGCCTCAACGCGGCTGCGTTCCTTCTCGAGAATGGAGCTGAAGTCGACGCCAGAGATGAGAACGGGCAGACGCCTCTTCACGCTGCGGTCTGGAGTGGAATTATGAGACCGATAGAAAAAGTCGTACAGCTTTTGCTTGACAACGGCGCTGATATCGAGGCTCTCGACGCGAAAGGGTGGACTCCTCTCCAAAGAGCTGTTGCAAGTGGATATTCGGACAAGGTCGTCGACTGTTTGATTGCGAACGGCGCGAATATCGAGGTCCGGGATCAGGAGGGGCGCAATCTATCTCAGCTGGGTCAGAAGCATTGTCGTCCCAAATTCGCGCGGCGTTTTGCCCGACGCTCGGATAGGGTCAGGAATCGTGGCTCGCGGTGA
- a CDS encoding LysM peptidoglycan-binding domain-containing protein (COG:S;~EggNog:ENOG410PN4V;~InterPro:IPR018392,IPR036779;~PFAM:PF01476;~SECRETED:SignalP(1-20)) — MPTARIHSVLWLAFGLGALGQRFTDGTGYDIDLPGVSGSCKEVINSTIACDRFLASALDRGTPPSADRLDKVCDQDCVKSLKDYREKVKKACTGKFDIIVADDIAYNATYTADELLYSYNTDAYCWIELARINDTLTPEEECSDCLLGRYQIDLNSPFGYTKKLAKGFSSLVSSCSATGYPVTSPTPIALNGTDAPTPTPVSCSQSGKYTIKDSDDCKSISVAHNVSTWALLHHNGLQAYCQNFPGKGTSLCLPKQCDIYTLKENDTCDGIVDSYPGDISVTQLRSWNPFINKMCGNLFQWTGYQICVSPPGSDLDPVPSPTPSPTKCEGLWQPTSCEMPPPTDIIWPDDPGVIGQPLAKGTWSNCTAYTTYLNSSAPEYDNTYRNVARFYEVSVANLQKWNPSLGKNSTDCQIKKGYRYCAVYDVERAPAPTTTTSSTPKPTGSPSTSPSDSPSPTSTSTTTTKTTTSTTTSPTTDPTPSPVQDGITKSCNKFYKVEKDDDCYGIAKDKKISEEDFYKWNPAVKDDCSMLLYGFYVCVGVSK, encoded by the exons ATGCCGACGGCGAGAATTCATTCTGTGCTTTGGCTCGCCTTCGGGCTTGGTGCGCTTGGCCAGCGGTTTACCGATGGCACAGGCTACGATATAGACCTCCCCGGGGTGTCTGGCAGCTGCAAAGAGGTCATCAATTCCACCATTGCCTGCGATAGGTTTCTTGCCAGCGCTTTGGATCGGGGCACCCCGCCATCAGCCGACAGGCTAGACAAGGTGTGCGACCAGGACTGTGTCAAGTCACTGAAGGACTATCgtgagaaggtgaagaaagCATGTACCGGAAAGTTTGATATCATTGTGGCGGATGATATCGCATACAACGCTACTTATACCGCGGATGAGCTGCTGTACAGCTACAAT ACGGATGCCTACTGCTGGATTGAGCTTGCCAGGATCAATGATACACTTACCCCCGAGGAGGAATGCTCTGATTGCCTGCTTGGGAGATACCAGATCGATCTGAACTCTCCATTCGGGTATACTAAGAAGCTGGCGAAAGGGTTCTCCTCCCTGGTGTCCAGCTGCTCGGCTACTGGCTACCCTGTGACTTCGCCCACCCCCATTGCGCTGAATGGCACAGATGCCCCAACCCCGACTCCTGTCTCCTGTAGCCAGTCCGGAAAGTACACCATAAAAGACAGCGACGACTGCAAGTCCATCAGTGTTGCGCATAATGTGTCCACATGGGCCTTGTTGCACCACAATGGACTTCAGGCGTACTGCCAAAACTTCCCGGGAAAGGGAACATCCTTGTGTCTTCCCAAACAGTGTGATATCTACACGCTCAAAGAAAATGATACGTGCGATGGCATTGTGGACTCCTACCCTGGCGACATCTCCGTGACTCAGCTCAGGTCCTGGAATCCGTTTATCAACAAGATGTGTGGCAACTTGTTCCAGTGGACTGGGTATCAAATCTGCGTGAG CCCTCCTGGTAGCGACCTCGACCCAGTGCCCAGCCCAACCCCAAGTCCCACCAAGTGCGAAGGGTTGTGGCAGCCAACCAGCTGTGAAATGCCCCCGCCAACGGACATAATCTGGCCCGATGATCCAGGCGTTATCGGCCAGCCTCTGGCAAAGGGAACCTGGTCTAACTGCACCGCGTACACGACGTACCTCAACTCATCGGCACCAGAATACGATAACACATATCGAAACGTCGCGCGTTTCTACGAGGTGTCTGTTGCAAACCTGCAGAAATGGAATCCATCGCTAGGCAAGAACTCTACAGACTGCCAGATCAAGAAAGGATACCGGTACTGTGCTGTCTATG ATGTAGAGCGTGCGCCGGcgcccaccaccaccacgtcCAGTACGCCCAAACCAACCGGGTCACCGAGCACGAGTCCATCGGATTCCCCATCGCCCACTTCTACGAgcacgacgacgacgaaaacAACGacatccacaacaacaagcCCGACAACGGACCCAACGCCGTCTCCAGTTCAAGACGGCATCACCAAGAGCTGCAACAAGTTTTACAaggtggagaaggatgatgatTGCTACGGCATTgccaaggacaagaagatcaGCGAGGAGGACTTTTACAAATGGAACCCGGCTGTGAAGGACGACTGCTCCATGTTGTTGTATGGGTTTTATGTATGTGTTGGGGTTTCCAAGTAG
- a CDS encoding uncharacterized protein (CAZy:GH18;~COG:G;~EggNog:ENOG410PJY5;~InterPro:IPR036861,IPR011583,IPR029070,IPR001223, IPR017853,IPR001002,IPR001579,IPR018371;~PFAM:PF00187,PF00704;~SECRETED:SignalP(1-29);~go_function: GO:0004553 - hydrolase activity, hydrolyzing O-glycosyl compounds [Evidence IEA];~go_function: GO:0008061 - chitin binding [Evidence IEA];~go_process: GO:0005975 - carbohydrate metabolic process [Evidence IEA]), with protein MGSLRFLSTISLVTSFLLIFALFPVATRCSSHTARPRHHDGQSGLEDRSLALFSTRLLATADEGQKCDADTPCSNGACCGKTEVCGFGPTFCGDGCQSNCDAHAECGEFAEDPGKECPLNVCCSEYGYCGTTEKFCNDKCQSNCGSPDVPPGGSSKSVRNKVIGYYESWAARRPCKKFSPSDIPVSGLTHVNFAFAFVEPDTYEIVPMDGETPASLFKQIAADEDKRQKFADNLVTFMTKYGFDGVDLDWEYPGAPDRGGKERDMKNFVSLMKTLRETFDDSPRGGYGLTFTIPSSYWSVVQGGGYMQYVDVPGLLKYANWTNIMSYDLHGVWDANNEIGNIVHGHTNLTEIKLAADLLWRNKVPPGKVVLGTGFYGRTFQLSDKGCAKPGCKFEGPARAGDCTGEGGILGYFEIQEILKGDDKIEHIHDKENAVNYFTFDGDQWVSYDDRKTFKQKVDWANDVGLGGLMIWAVDMDDDSYTALSGLLDRDVGESVDLDGSLGTIGLVIDNWSSQNGQNCVMQGCGEKCMSSMTEAGRATDDCDDDEHRKICCPSGNIPSGCQWRGGDKGLTCKPECRPGELGLFQSEYGSFDCLYGEQQFCCTSDDYEDLVGSCEVTDCGTTSCPSGKTEISSFTDFGGDCEGPSPDKRKRSVCCDEDNQLDGCRWTKCRDYQCDADEVLVMKSKLSNIFCRAEESRLCCKVSDSSAFLPIAPEKIFPELPPDDYDYEVYDDPMDVSSDPHMSPESFGSVVLSGPPDVVSNLDKRDGSHMTFLSCDSIDEHGLQSTRVACMKDGDGSNCDDMLLNGVEGTIVKMPRGCGPGQYAVVRSLEVSGNQSIPTQVLQTRDSSRPVMDLVFDYDFGHVKRADDKVYVRIDYSNVFQYWNEIFGADPIKKKRATDPELSPRFYSSNEDDWKRKFKKLTKVPENDLYYSEMSKSVDDSLYGSGRSCDSSEQFLKLDIEGDAAAKVKYGFTMVGALDPWDIQESYSFLGAEFDVDLELSCTAGTGLSLSQTGRIVEELWKTPLRMQRLYHPGIVSIAPQFRVLASVQTTSEAGLVGDFKTRFRGGSDGYIFTFFPEGAGDRRGQSKSKTSSDDFTGDYKITQGSLTFTLEPRVDLDIQIGRYHETSDGYASTIAKRGWEAESNLASTQLSTWIEMGLGLDGYKAIYQQSEGYAQAMNYGGDHELFTEDDESQYLIGDRPKAVQLAGPTRDLEVPDQPDFSGYPIFGGHDLLSCVDGLDDDTGGIDEAVCVANIGTADPSLLEDGEEPSIPGSEMGDSNAQNALDPRGNPRPYNVVDISGHVLFTIYCLAYPSIGRLPWSSGDPRMDISNPSGCTEVGVTDDGDSGVNYVTEHIFELQSLAQFVSFAIHGQLPDGQQTSRNTIPQRVAEQLQDNYRSWAGSNAPAGNAMDHMFNAIGSNDNKDAMIPCEEQLNAVKGRLWTGNNIISEDSWHREDLDDPENIHMALSWLRDAANIFAYMEADPVQDRFQETVNSIRSELEQFEDLYNAHHSSQIDLLGLWDEWVVSYFQDMRDRAAAWARRRGDALEGEWQDVVRSARRQYNSDPNPQNQLSLDAAEENLKVIRETMQNILDRITNTGFWNWLT; from the exons ATGGGTAGCCTTCGCTTCCTGTCTACGATATCCCTCGTGACTTCATTTCTTCTCATCTTCGCTCTCTTCCCTGTTGCTACTCGATGTTCTAGCCACACCGCGAGACCCCGCCATCACGATGGACAAAGTGGACTCGAAGACCGGTCGCTGGCCTTATTCAGCACAAGGCTTTTGGCGACAGCAGATGAAGGCCAGAAGTGTGATGCAGACACGCCATGCTCGAATGGTGCCTGCTG CGGCAAAACCGAAGTCTGTGGATTCG GCCCAACGTTCTGCGGTGATGGTTGCCAATCCAACTGTGATGCACACGCAGAGTGCGGCGAATTTGCCGAGGACCCGGGTAAGGAATGCCCGTTGAATGTTTGCTGTAGCGA ATACGGATACTGTGGCACAACCGAGAAATTCTGCAACGACAAGTGCCAGAGCAACTGTGGCTCGCCCGATGTGCCCCCGGGTGGGAGCTCGAAATCCGTTCGCAATAAGGTTATCGGGTACTACGAGTCATG GGCCGCACGGCGACCATGCAAGAAGTTTTCTCCAAGTGACATCCCTGTTTCCGGGCTCACACATGTCAACTTCGCCTTTGCCTTCGTCGAGCCAGACACATATGAGATTGTGCccatggatggagaaacaCCGGCAAGCCTCTTTAAACAA ATAGCGGCCGATGAAGACAAGCGGCAGAAGTTCGCAGACAACCTGGTCACCTTCATGACCAAATATGGGTTCGATGGTGTGGATCTAGATTG GGAGTACCCCGGCGCGCCGGATAGAGGAGGAAAGGAGCGCGACATGAAGAATTTTGTCTCGCTGATGAAGACATTACGAGAGACCTTTGATGATAGTCCTCGAGGTGGCTATGGTCTGACATTTACCATCCCATCTAGTTACTGGTCGGTGGTCCAAGGAGGAGG GTACATGCAGTATGTCGATGTGCCGGGGCTGCTGAAGTATGCGAACTGGACGAATATCATGTCATACGACTTACACG GTGTATGGGATGCGAATAACGAAATTGGAAACATCGTTCACGGCCATACCAATTTAACTGAAATCAAGTTGGCGGCAGACCTGCTCTGGAGGAATAAAGTACCTCCTGGTAAAGTAGTCCTGGGAACTGGCTTCTACGGCCGAACCTTCCAGCTCTCAGATAAAGGTTGTGCAAAGCCCGGATGTAAGTTCGAAGGGCCAGCAAGGGCGGGCGACTGTACTGGAGAGGGTGGCATTCTGGGATACTTCG AAATCCAGGAGATCCTGAAGGGCGATGATAAAATCGAACACATCCATGACAAAGAGAACGCCGTCAACTATTTTACCTTTGATGGTGACCAATGGGTGTCCTACGACGATAGAAAAACGTTCAAGCAAAAGGTCGACTGGGCAAATGATGTTGG ACTTGGCGGCCTGATGATATGGGCAGTCGACATGGATGATGACTCCTACACGGCTCTCTCGGGGCTGTTGGACAGAGACGTCGGCGAGAGCGTGGATCTTGACGGCAGTCTCGGAACGATTGGGCTAGTTATTGACAACTGGTCGTCGCAGAACGGACAAAACTGTGTCATGCAGGGCTGTGGGGAGAAATGCATGTCGTCCATGACCGAGGCTGGGAGAGCTACTGATGActgcgacgacgatgagcaCCGCAAGATATGCTGCCCCAGTGGCAACATTCCGTCTGGATGTCAGTGGCGCGGAGGCGACAAGGGGCTGACCTGTAAACCGGAATGCAGACCCGGCGAACTGGGTCTGTTCCAAAGCGAGTACGGCAGCTTTGACTGCCTCTACGGGGAACAGCAGTTCTGTTGCACGTCTGACGACTACGAAGACCTTGTTGGATCCTGCGAGGTCACCGACTGCGGCACGACGAGCTGTCCCAGCGGCAAGACCGAGATATCAAGCTTCACTGATTTTGGGGGAGACTGCGAGGGCCCGAGCCCTGACAAGAGGAAGCGCAGTGTTTGCTGCGACGAAGACAACCAACTGGACGGGTGTCGATGGACAAAGTGCCGCGACTACCAGTGCGACGC CGACGAGGTTCTGGTGATGAAGAGCAAACTGTCCAACATCTTCTGCAGGGCGGAGGAATCCAGACTGTGCTGCAAAGTATCAGATAGCTCGGCCTTCCTTCCAATTGCTCCCGAGAAGATATTCCCCGAGCTTCCCCCGGATGACTATGACTATGAGGTCTATGACGACCCGATGGACGTGTCCTCTGACCCGCATATGTCACCCGAGAGCTTTGGCTCGGTCGTGCTGTCGGGCCCTCCAGATGTTGTGTCGAATCTAGACAAACGTGATGGCTCTCATATGACCTTTTTGTCCTGCGACAGCATCGATGAGCATGGCTTACAGTCCACGCGCGTTGCGTGCATGAAGGATGGGGATGGCAGCAACTGTGACGATATGCTGTTGAATGGGGTCGAGGGCACCATTGTCAAGATGCCCAGAGGCTGCGGGCCCGGTCAGTATGCGGTCGTCAGGTCCCTGGAGGTTTCAGGCAACCAGTCCATCCCTACTCAAGTGCTGCAGACGAGGGATTCCAGCCGGCCGGTCATGGATCTGGTCTTTGACTATGACTTTGGTCACGTCAAGCGAGCCGACGACAAGGTCTATGTTCGTATCGACTATTCAAATGTGTTTCAATACTGGAATGAAATCTTCGGCGCAGACCCCattaagaaaaagagagctACCGACCCAGAACTGTCGCCGCGGTTCTACAGTTCAAATGAGGATGATTGGAAAAGGA AATTCAAGAAACTCACAAAGGTGCCCGAGAATGACCTGTACTACTCAGAGATGTCCAAGAGCGTTGACGACTCGCTCTATGGAAGCGGACGGTCGTGCGACAGCTCGGAGCAGTTTTTGAAACTCGACATTGAAGGAGACGCAGCTGCCAAGGTGAAATATGGCTTCACCATGGTGGGAGCTCTGGATCCGTGGGATATCCAAGAGTCGTACAGCTTCCTCGGAGCCGAGTTCGACGTGGATCTAGAGCTTTCTTGCACAGCAGGCACTGGGCTATCGCTAAGCCAGACCGGGCGGATTGTTGAAGAGCTCTGGAAGACTCCGCTCAGAATGCAGCGCCTCTATCACCCTGGTATCGTGTCCATTGCCCCCCAGTTCAGAGTCCTCGCTTCCGTCCAGACGACGTCTGAGGCCGGCCTTGTTGG GGATTTCAAGACGCGCTTCCGCGGTGGAAGTGACGGCTAtatcttcaccttcttcccagAAGGGGCTGGCGACCGTAGAGGCCAGAGCAAGAGCAAGACCAGCTCCGATGATTTCACGGGCGACTACAAGATCACACAGGGATCTCTGACCTTTACCCTTGAGCCCCGTGTGGATCTGGACATCCAAATCGGTCGTTACCATGAGACCAGTGATGGCTATGCGTCAACCATAGCCAAGCGGGGGTGGGAAGCTGAGAGCAACCTCGCCTCAACTCAGCTTAGTACCTGGATAGAGATGGGGCTCGGGCTTGACGGCTACAAGGCAATATACCAACAGTCCGAGGGGTATGCGCAGGCAATGAACTACGGGGGTGACCATGAGCTCTTCACTGAGGACGACGAATCCCAGTACCTCATTGGCGATCGCCCCAAGGCCGTCCAGCTCGCTGGTCCGACTCGCGACCTGGAGGTTCCTGACCAGCCCGACTTTTCCGGCTACCCAATATTCGGTGGGCATGATCTTCTCTCTTGTGTCGACGGGTTGGACGACGACACTGGCGGGATTGACGAGGCCGTCTGTGTGGCCAATATCGGCACCGCCGACCCATCATTgctggaagatggcgaagagCCGTCAATTCCGGGCTCTGAGATGGGCGATAGCAACGCTCAGAACGCACTGGATCCGCGCGGCAACCCTCGGCCATACAATGTGGTTGATATAAGTGGGCATgtcctcttcaccatctACTGTCTCGCATACCCGTCAATCGGCCGACTGCCCTGGAGCTCCGGAGACCCGAGGATGGATATCAGTAACCCCAGCGGCTGTACCGAAGTTGGAGTGACTGACGACGGGGATTCCGGCGTGAACTATGTGACTGAGCATATCTTTGAGCTGCAGTCCCTGGCGCAGTTCGTCAGCTTCGCCATCCATGGACAGCTGCCCGACGGCCAGCAGACGAGCCGTAATACGATCCCACAGCGCGTGGCAGAGCAGCTCCAAGACAACTACAGATCCTGGGCCGGGTCCAATGCACCCGCAGGAAATGCCATGGACCACATGTTCAATGCTATTGGAAGCAACGACAACAAAGACGCAATGATCCCCTGCGAGGAGCagctcaacgccgtcaagGGCCGGCTTTGGACGGGCAACAACATTATCTCCGAGGATTCATGGCACCGCGAAGACCTCGATGATCCAGAAAACATCCACATGGCTCTGTCCTGGCTGCGAGATGCTGCGAATATCTTCGCCTACATGGAGGCGGATCCCGTGCAGGACCGTTTCCAGGAGACCGTCAACTCCATACGGTCGGAGCTCGAGCAGTTCGAGGATCTATACAACGCCCATCACTCCAGCCAGATTGATCTGCTCGGCCTTTGGGACGAGTGGGTGGTTTCGTACTTCCAAGACATGCGAGATCGAGCGGCTGCCTGGGCGCGGCGTCGCGGCGATGCCCTCGAGGGCGAGTGGCAGGATGTGGTGCGCTCTGCACGACGCCAATACAACTCGGACCCGAACCCGCAGAATCAGTTGTCCCTGGACGCAGCTGAAGAGAATTTGAAGGTGATTCGGGAGACGATGCAAAATATCCTGGACCGGATCACGAATACCGGCTTCTGGAACTGGTTGACATAG
- a CDS encoding uncharacterized protein (COG:S;~EggNog:ENOG410PKSZ;~InterPro:IPR036291,IPR002347;~PFAM:PF00106;~go_process: GO:0055114 - oxidation-reduction process [Evidence IEA]), whose product MSATANNVIATGTSSGLGFEAIKQLLEKSEPYNFILGARDIRKAQAAFDELKYDTSRHTISLLPVDFADLRSVQLFAQQALATLGDRKLDLLFLCAGMVAPAEGPGPHGSQWCAPYVVNHLSQHYLVHQLRETLAACKSRIVVVSSGAIRSVRNQDPRTLDVDLKANSGADRGVVYSASKFAQLLGAHYWRRELPGCTVLAVSPGLIPGTKLAGKDMGLTMDMPDAKTVPEGAQNLLRAWTISDFPADPEQIMLTSWGEWWPKEVYQLSLDTALQKKWCLGRDDIENTEGLSA is encoded by the exons ATGTCGGCCACCGCAAACAATGTGATCGCTACGGGCACCTCGTCGGGCCTG GGTTTCGAAGCGATTAAACAATTGCTCGAGAAATCCGAGCCCTACAACTTTATTCTGGGCGCCCGAGACATTCGAAAAGCCCAAGCCGCCTTTGACGAGCTCAAGTACGACACCTCAAGGCATACCATCTCCCTTTTGCCGGTTGATTTTGCCGATCTGCGCAGCGTACAGCTATTCGCGCAGCAGGCTCTGGCCACGCTAGGCGACAGgaagctggatcttcttttcctgtgTGCGGGCATGGTTGCTCCTGCTGAAGGACCTGGTCCTCACGGCTCACAGTGGTGTGCTCCATATGTCGTGAACCACCTTT CTCAGCATTATCTCGTTCACCAACTCCGTGAAACCCTGGCTGCTTGCAAATCGCGCATTGTCGTGGTGTCATCTGGAGCTATTCGCAGCGTTAGGAATCAAGACCCGA GAACCCTTGATGTCGACCTGAAGGCCAACTCTGGGGCAGACCGCGGTGTGGTGTACAGTGCCTCCAAGTTCGCCCAATTACTGGGTGCGCACTATTGGCGTCGCGAGCTGCCTGGCTGTACAGTGCTGGCAGTCTCGCCCGGCCTGATTCCTGGCACGAAGCTTGCCGGAAAGGACATGGGCTTGACCATGGACATGCCGGATGCCAAAACCGTCCCTGAGG GTGCCCAGAACCTCCTCCGTGCCTGGACCATCAGTGATTTCCCTGCAGACCCGGAACAAATCATGTTGACAAGCTGGGGTGAGTGGTGGCCGAAGGAAGTTTACCAGCTTAGCTTGGACACTGCACTTCAGAAAAAATGGTGCCTGGGCAGGGATGATATCGAGAACACCGAGGGGCTTTCTGCATAA
- a CDS encoding uncharacterized protein (COG:S;~EggNog:ENOG410PPJZ;~InterPro:IPR029058;~SECRETED:SignalP(1-19)), with translation MKSILAYAPALALAQAVVAQVPTTYYVHESLPEHTLFHPENLSDFESLPVVVWGNGACSADPVAGHGPFLEELASWGILVIALGTPGNGGSTSNEQMAQAIDWASENAGQGEWANIDATQLAAAGMSCGGTQAYAQNQDPRVTAFGIFNSGTLDASQTDATLGAINVPIFFFLGGPTDIAYENGMRDYEAVNAGVPSWVGNFDVGHGGTYLDPDGGVFGTAGQSYFRWVLRGETEASAYFVDGGAEADGWQTASKDLGSI, from the exons ATGAAGAGCATTCTCGCCTATGCTCCCGCGCTTGCCCTGGCCCAGGCCGTAGTGGCCCAAGTGCCCACG ACATACTATGTTCACGAATCTCTTCCTGAGCATACCCTCTTCCACCCTGAAAACCTTAGCGACTTCGAGAGCCTCCCCGTGGTCGTGTGGGGCAACGGTGCCTGCAGCGCAGACCCCGTCGCCGGCCATGGTCCGTTcctcgaggagcttgcgTCCTGGggcatcctcgtcatcgcccttGGGACTCCCGGGAATGGCGGATCCACCAGCAACGAGCAGATGGCACAGGCCATCGACTGGGCCAGCGAGAACGCCGGCCAGGGCGAGTGGGCAAACATTGACGCCACCCAGCTCGCCGCGGCCGGCATGAGCTGCGGCGGCACCCAGGCCTACGCGCAGAACCAAGACCCCCGTGTGACTGCGTTTGGGATCTTCAACTCGGGCACCCTCGACGCTTCCCAAACCGACGCAACACTGGGTGCTATCAACGTGCccatctttttcttcctcggtggCCCTACCGATATTGCGTATGAGAAC GGCATGCGAGACTACGAGGCCGTCAACGCCGGCGTCCCGTCCTGGGTCGGGAACTTCGATGTCGGCCACGGTGGTACCTACCTCGACCCAGACGGTGGCGTCTTCGGCACAGCTGGTCAATCCTACTTCCGCTGGGTCCTCCGCGGAGAGACAGAAGCCTCTGCTTATTTCGTCGACGGCGGAGCTGAGGCCGATGGATGGCAGACCGCTAGCAAGGACCTTGGAAGCATCTAG